Proteins from a genomic interval of Thamnophis elegans isolate rThaEle1 chromosome 2, rThaEle1.pri, whole genome shotgun sequence:
- the LOC116523921 gene encoding T-cell antigen CD7-like, which yields MLWILSAYFLLLLSPGNAEPKDKMVSQELMVLIAEEGQSVNLTCQFMYGIEGLYLKQTYGNIPVVLYVTHSKIKTEAPTYENRTEYFEMNNTATITLKQLKKNDSNVYMCVANLTTDSGFKQKNSTVNIFLAIKAPSKKNFQSPWMLYIFISVLMLLFFMFGSCIIYHANVPIKKCFQKDKAKKRQNFIYEDMTYSLRCKNTETQNHQYTL from the exons aTAAAATGGTCAGTCAAGAATTGATGGTTCTTATTGCTGAAGAAGGGCAATCTGTCAATCTCACCTGCCAGTTTATGTATGGGATTGAAGGTCTGTACCTGAAACAAACCTATGGAAACATCCCGGTAGTGCTTTATGTTACCCATAGCAAAATCAAGACAGAAGCTCCTACATATGAAAATCGCACTGAGTATTTTGAGATGAACAACACAGCCACAATTACACTGAAGCAACTGAAGAAAAATGACAgcaatgtatatatgtgtgtggcaAACTTGACCACAGACTCTGGGTTTAAGCAGAAGAATAGCACAGTGAATATTTTTTTGGCAATAAAAG CACCTTCAAAGAAGAATTTTCAATCTCCCTGGATGCTGTATATCTTTATTTCTGTGTTAATGCTCTTGTTTTTTATGTTTGGATCATGTATCATCTATCATGCAAATGTACCG ATCAAGAAATGCTTCCAAAAAGACAAGGCAAAGAAAAGGCAAAATTTTATCTATGAAGACATGACTTATAGCCTGAGGTGCAAGAACACAGAGACTCAAAACCATCAATATACTTTGTAA